GGACAGCTTTTGAAGCAGCTCAGCAATTGCGGTGTCTGAGTATTACCGGTGGAGGTATGAGTACGGTTGCAAGGCTGCATTCCATCATTGATAATAAAGTAACCCTGTTATGCTGTACTCCTACATATGTCATCCGGCTGGCTGAAGTCGCCAGAGAGGAAAAGCTCAATTTAGAACAGGCTGGCGTCCGGGCAATCATTGCTGCGGGTGAACCGGGTTCGAGCATTCCGGCAACTCGACAACAAATTGAAAAATTATGGCCCGGCGCAAGATTGGTGGATCATCACGGTATGACGGAAATCGGGCCCGTTACATATGAGTGTTCAAAGAGGCCTGGAGTGTTGCATGTCATCGAATCGGCTTTTATTCCTGAAATCATCAATTCTGAGACTGGAAAATCTATTGAGACGGGTGAAGTCGGGGAGTTGGTTCTGACCAATTTAGGGAGAATCGGTTCGCCTTTACTCAGGTATCGAACCGGAGATATGGTTAAGAATGGCGGCAATAATCTTTGTGAATGTGGGACTTATAACCTGGCGCTCGAAGGTGGGATATTAGGACGGGCAGATGATATGGTTTTTATCCGGGGAGTCAATGTGTATCCAAGCGTCATAGAAAAAGTGGTTCGCACGTTTCCGGAAATAGTGGAATACCAGGTTGAAGTGAACACCCAATTGGCGTTACCCGAATTATTGGTTGAAGTCGAATTAGGACCGCAATGCCAGGATTCTACAAAAATAACCTCTAATTTGGAAAAAGCATTTGATGTTTCTCTTTCCCTGAGAATTCCGGTAAAGATTGCTTCACCTGGTTCTTTGCCTCGCTTCGAGATGAAAGCAAATAGGTGGGTGAAGAAGTGATGAGCAAATAAATTTTATTTATTAGATTTAATATCAGATTTGAAAACAGAATAAAACTGTATCTAAAAATATATTGACAATAGGCACACATTTCATTATTTTGGTCTATGAAATACATTGATTGGAATGATGAAAAAAATGAAGAACTTAAAAAGGAAAGAGGGGTATCTTTCGAGATTGTAGCGAGTTTAATTGAAAGTCAAAATGTCTTGGATGTAATTAATCATCCCAATCATAAGAAATATCCGAATCAAAGAATATTTATTGTCGAGATTGACGATTATGTTTATTTAGTTCCGTTTGTGGAAGAAGAAGATAAAATTTTTCTAAAAACAATAATCCCAAATCGTAAAGCAACAAATAAATTCATAAGGTAATACAATGCCAAAATTTGATGAGTATGAAAAAGAAATAATTAAGTCATATGAAAATGACGAATGGCAATCTGTAGAAGATCTGGAAACGGAAAAAGTAAAGTATGCGAAATATGCCAGAAATACATTTACTAAGAGTAAAAGAATTAATATTCGGATATCCGAACGAGATTTAATAGGACTAAAAATAAAATCGTTGGAAGAAGGGATTCCCTATCAAACTCTTGTATCAAGTATACTTCATAAATACATATCTGGCCGCCTTGTAGATCGGTAAGCTAGTGAATGACCTATTACATCTTTTCAGATGTCGATATTATCCAAATAACAGAAAATCTTGACATTGCTTCAAAAAAATCTTAAAGTATGATAATTGATCATACCTTCAGGAGATTTTCGATGTCATCTGCAAAAGTAGCAATTACAATTGATAATCAACTTCTTAAAAAGCTTGATCTCCTTGTAAAGGAAAAAGTTTACCCCAATAGAAGTAACATTATTCAAGAAGCAGTAAAAGAAAAGTTACTCCGCATAGATAAAAGTCGGTTAGCCAAAGAATGTGCAAAACTTGATCCTCAATTGGAGCAGTCAATGGCTGATGAGGGTTTAAACCAAGAGCTTGAATCATGGCCAGAATATTAAGAGGTGAGGTCTATTGGGCAGACTTACATTCAACGCGTGGGCATGAGCAAGCAGGTTTTAGACCCGTTCTAATAATTAGCAACAATATTTTTAATGAGAAATCCGGAACTGTAATTGCATTAGCTTTGACCAGTCAACCACAAAAAGCGGGATTCCCACTAACATTCGAATTATCAGGGTCAAAATTACCCAAACGGTCCTGGGTGAAAATAAGCCAAATAAGAACCTTATCAACTTTAAGAATCAAAAATAAGTTAGCTACTGTACCACCGGAAGAATTGGAAGACATTATTGAAGGATTTAATGAAATTATTAGCAGTTAATATTTTTTTTACCCGGCAACTGGAAATAAATATCGTCCTTTTCCAAGAATAATATGGCTCATTTGTGGCAATTCAACAAATTTTACTCAAAACTCTACCAGAAGCTTTGAAAAAACTCGAATCAGGAGAAGAATTAATAGAAATTAGTGATAGTTGGTAAATTATTAGGCTAAATAAATCATCCATGAAAAAAAACCTACTCTACTATTGGCGTATTAACCTGGCTGTCTTACTCGGCGCCGCAGTAGCGACCGCTGTGCTTACCGGCGCTCTTTTAGTTGGGGATTCGGTAAAAGGGAGCCTGCGTGATTTAATTCTGGATCGACTGGGAAATGTGGACCATGCATTAGTAGCGGATCGATACTTTCGTGAGAAATTGGCAACCGACCTACAAAAAATGAGTGGGTTCGAGAATGATTTTGATGGCATTGCCCCGGGGATTTTAATAACAGGTACAGCAATCAGCGCGAACACAAAAGCGCGCGCGTCAAATATCAATATTCTCGGAATGGATAACCGGTTCTCCTCACTTTACTTTGGCAAAAAGGTAGATGAAAAAAATAGCGAGCTCTCATTCCTCAAAAAACAGCCTGACAAGGTTTTTGAATCCATAGTCATTAACCAGGCATTGCAGAGTGAATTGGGAATCGAAGTAGGGGATCAAATATTGCTTCATTTTGAAAAGCAAAGCGATATTCACCGGGAGTCGCTTTTTGGTAATACTGAATCGTCTGAAATACTTCAATCTGTCCGCCTTGTTTTGACCGCAATTCTGCCTGATAACGGAATTGGCCGATTTGGAATTCGGGTCAATCAAAATCTGACCCTGAATGCTTATGTTTCTTTATCTGTACTGCAAAATGCACTTGAGCAAAATCAAAAAGTAAATGCAATTTTTGTTTCTGACAATTCATCGAAAAATACGCATGAAGAACAAACACCTCAGTTGCAAACATATCTTAAAAATGGCATCACTTTAGAGGATTTAGGTCTACAATTAAAGATTCGTGAAGATCATTTTGCACTGCAAAGCAACGAGTTTATCTTGAGTACGGCAATATCAAGCAATGCAAAAATGATAGCAGAAGAATTGGACATCCAATCATTGCCAATATTTACTTACATGGCAAACACAATTACAGCCAATGGTAAATCGATACCGTATTCTACGATTACTGCTCTGAATCCTCCCAACGAAATCCCGTTTTTTCAACAAAACCTCCCATTAGAACAAGATGATATTTTACTCAATGAATGGGCCGCAAATGATCTGGCAGCGAATGTAGGAGATGAAGTTGATATAGCCTATTATTCAGTTGGATTGAGTGGAGAGCTATCCACAGAACATGCGGTTTTTAAGTTGAAAGGAATCCTTCCAATAACAGGACTTGCAGCCGATGCGGATTTAGCCCCGGAATTTCCCGGAATTCATGATTCAGATAATATGGCTGACTGGAATCCTCCATTCCCAATCGATTTAAAGCTGGTGCGACCGAAAGATGAGAAATACTGGGATGATTTCAAAGCAACACCCAAAGCCTTTGTTTCAGAGGAAGTCGGTCAAAAATTGTGGCGCAGTCGTTTCGGTAATTTAACTTCGATCCGATTCGGAGCTATGAAGGGCAGTGATATTCAGTCAACCCAAGCAAAATTCGAAGAAATATTTCTCCGTGGATTCTCTCCTGAAAGAGCCGGATTATTGTTTCAGCCAGTGAAACAGCAAGGCTTGCAAGCCTCGTCCGGTTCTACTGATTTTGGCATGCTTTTTATTGGATTCAGTATATTTCTCATCGTGTCGTCCGCACTTTTGGTTGGACTCCTCTTTCGATTAGGGATCGAGCAAAGATCAAGTGAGATCGGTATATTGCTGTCAGTCGGTTATAACAATAAACAAATTCGGACACTGTTCTTTAAAGAGGTGCTCCTCATTGGCGGTGTCGGATGCCTCCTTGGTTTGATCGGTGCTATTCTGTATTCTGAATTGGTGATGACAGGATTAAGAACCTGGTGGGTTGGCGCCATTGGATCGCCTTTCCTTTTCTTGCATATAACACCTTCGAGTTTAATCATTGGCTACTTCATTGCGTTTTTGGTGGTTTTGTTCGCAACCTGGCGAACCATCCGACAATTAGGAAAAATCCCGACGCCATCTCTACTCGCAGGCAGTAAGCAATATGAACTTAAACATTCCGGCCGTTTTATGAAAATAAGTGCTGTGGGCAGCCTCATTCTAGCCTTACTTTTGGTTGTTACAGCGATCGTTATGAGGTTGGAATCATCGGCAATTATGTTCATGTCCAGCGGATCTTTGATGTTGATTTCAGGGCTTTGTTTTTTGTCGATAAAATTTCGAGCGTTGAGAAAACAGGTGAATGTTAAAAAATTTGTAGATCTGCAATATATGTCCGCCCGAAACTCATCGCGATTTCCGGGAAGGAGTATGATTTGTGTTGCGCTGGTTGCTTGTGCCAGCTTTATGATAGTTGCAGTCGGCGCCAATCGTCGTGATTTCAGTAGTGATGTTTTAAAGAAAAATTCGGGGGCTGGTGGATTTGCGCTGGTTGCGGAATCCGATGTCGGGTTACATGAGAACTTGAATTCAGAAAACGGTAGATTTGAACTCGGTTTTAATGATGACGATTCAGAACAATTGTCCGGCGCCACAGCCATTTCATTCCGATTGATGCCTGGAGAAGATGTCAGTTGCTTGAACCTGTATAAACCTCAAAAACCGAGAATTTTGGGTGTGACGGACGAACAAATCCAGAGAGGTGGATTTTCATTTCAGTCGGTTGCAGAACCTATTGATAATCCCTGGCAACTGCTTGAACAAGAAATCGAACCGGGAGTCATTCCTGCTATCGCTGATTACAATTCGGCAATGTGGATTTTGAAAGTGGGGCTTGGCAATGATTTAGCCATTCAAGATGAATTCGGAGAAGAGGTAAAACTGCGATTTGTGGGATTGCTGCGAAAAAGTATTTTCCAGAGTGAAGTCCTTATTTCCGAATCAAATTTTGTTAAACTTTTCCCCAGTAAAAGCGGCTATTCTTATTTCTTAATTCAAACTGCATTAGAACAGCAGGGTGAGATCGCGACGCTCCTTGAGAGCAATCTAAGCAATTTTGGGTTCGATGTAACTTCGACTGCTGAGAAATTAAACAGTTACCAGGTCGTGGAAAATACCTATCTTGCGGTTTTTCAAACGCTTGGCGGATTAGGCTTGCTCTTGGGAACTCTTGGATTGGGAATTGTCCTTTTTCGCAATGCATTAGAAAGAAAAGGCGAGTTAGCTACCATGAGAGCGTTTGGGTTTCGCAAATCCAAATTATCTTTAATTTTATTATTCGAAAATGGTTTTTTGATTTTAGCAGGAATAGGGATCGGAACTGTTGCCGCCATCATTGCTGTTTTACCTCATATTTTAGCTGACTTCAAGCAGGTTCCGTGGCTGCCACTTGTCATTACTTTAGCGGTGGTTTTTCTTTGTGGATTAGCGGCAAGCGGTTTGGCGGTAATTTCCGTTCTCAGGTTTCCATTGCTGCCTGCTTTAAAAGCCGAACATTAAAACTTTCAACTGGTTGATAATGGCTGCCGGGAAACTGGATCACTTTGATATAAAATTGGGGAATTTCTTTGTTGCTTGCTAAATAGTACTAAAAAAAGTAGAGGAACCCTTTGATGTTCTAAATTAATTCAAATTTGAACAGTTTTTTTAATATTTGATGAAGTATGCTTAATACCGAGTAATCCATCAATCGATAGATCTTCGTCAATTAATGGCCAATGAATTCCATATCCCGATGGAGAAATTTGGTATTTTGCTCTTTCAGTATGTGAAGCATTTGTTAATTTCTTTGAGATCACTGAGAGTTCAAATTCATGCTCATCCCCGTCTATTCTGATTTTTAGCTTTTCATTCATAAACTGAACCCATTCTATTTTATGATATTTTTTCATTATTATCGTTCCTTCTGAAATTTATTCCATTCTTCTTCAATATGCTCAAAATATTTAAAGATAAAGATAATCTTTTTGACCTGTCGTTATCTTTGTTGTTAACATTATAACCATAAGCTTCATGAACATCAAAATTATCAGTATCCAGCCAATATTTGCATTCTTTCTCGGCCTTTTGACAGTGAATGTGAATCGGTTCATCTCCCTCATTCGCATAGAAAAAGAATCGCCAACCCATTATGTACAAAACTGTTGGCATATCAAACTTCCATTGATATGTTTTAACCTGCACTATTCATGAATTTTTGCCACAAAGACTCTAAGTAACTAAGAATATTAAAGTTATAAAGACAAATTACTATGAACCAATTTTCTGTCAATATAAAGAATCAATCTTTCTTAACCTTTATTTTTTAAAGCTTTGTGTCTTTGAGTCTTGGTGGCTATGAATTATCCAGGTTAACTAAACTATATTTTTAATAAAAATACTTCATATGAACTTTTAGATCAATAATAATCTCACCAACCTTTAACTTTAGTTGAATCCATTAATTTTCAAAATGCAAATAAATTAACTTTGCATCAGGTAAGAAGCTATAACAAATTTAAGCAAATGATAATCCTCGGTTAATTTACCATATAAAAACGTCTTGAATTTTCTCGGTTTATCATTGGTTTAAATCATTGTGGAGGAAAAAGACACAGCCGGCATGACAAAATCCATCACCGATGGTTGAGACTACCTTGCTCATCAAAGAAAATTCTTGAGTATCGGCATTCAATAAATATTTAGAAATTGCTGCACAATACCATTAATAATTTTGAAAAAGGCAAAGAAGCGAAAATGACAGACAAACACCCTAACAAGAATCAATTAACAAAACTTGGCGGCAAATCGGAACCCGGCAAGAATTTGGAAGCATTTCCCAATCAAAATCCGGAGCGTTACTATTTGGTTACGTTGGAAACGGATGAATTTACTTGCCTTTGTCCTGTTACCGGCCAGCCTGATTTTGCCACAATACGAGTGGAATACATCCCGGATCAATTGATTGTAGAGTCGAAATCGTTTAGGCTGTATATTTGGTCTTACCGCAATGAAGGTGTTTTTCATGAACATGTAACCAATACTATTTTGGACGATCTTGTCAAGACGTTGGATCCGCACTGGTGTAAAGTTACAGGAATTTTTAATATTCGCGGCGGTGTTGATATCATTGTGAACGCTCAACATATCAAAACAAAAGAAGCGTTGGAGTCGATCGAATACTTGTGATGGTATGCATATACATGAGTCAATAATTTTATTGAATTTACATGAGTTGTACAATAATTTAAGGAACTCAAAAACTGAAATAGATTTTTATTAGTTTAGGCTTTATAAAGAATGGATAAATTCTCATATATCAATAATGCACACCCTGAATATATCGAAGGATTATACAAAGATTACAAAAATAATCCCGCTTCGGTAGATGAAAGTTGGCAGAAATTTTTTGAGGGATTTGAATTTGCTTCAGCCACCGAATCCAAGATCGCCGAAGCACCGGAATCGGTAAAAAAGGAAATTAAAGTTCTGCGCTTAATTCAAGATTATCGTAGCCGTGGCCATTTCTTTACCAAAACCAACCCTGTCCGGGACCGAAGACAGTACTATCCCACACTCGATCCACAAAATTTTGGCTTGGAAGAGTCCGACCTGGATACTGTTTTTGAGGCAGGGACTGAAATAGGCATTGGTCCGGCTAAATTGGGAGATATCATTCTACACCTGGAGCAAACGTATTGTACCTCAATTGGAGTCGAGTATAGGTTTATCCGCATTCCGGAAAAACAAAAATGGCTGCAAACCCGAATGGAATCTACCAAGAACACTCCCAATTTTTCTATCGAGGACAAAAAACACATCCTGCGTAAATTAACTCATGCTGTTCTTTTTGAAAATTTCTTACACACCAAATATCTTGGACAAAAACGATTCGCGCTCTCAGGTGGTGAATCCCTGATCCCGGGGCTTAATGCCATTTTTGAAAAAGGCTGTGAGCTTGGTGTGCAAGAATTTGTGATTGGAATGGCGCATCGAGGCAGGTTGAATGTGCTGGCGAATGTTTTAGAAAAATCCTATGGGTACATTTTTCGAGAGTTTGAAGGGGACGCCTACGACGATTCCATTTTTGAAGGCGATGTTAAATACCATTTGGGGTATTCCAGTGACATTGAGTTGAGGAATTGCAAAAAAATGCACTTGAGTTTGGCATCCAATCCATCTCACCTGGAAGCTGTCGACCCTGTAGTAGAGGGTATGGTTCGTGCAAAAATAGACAAACGTTACAATGGTGATAATAATAAGATTGTGCCGATATTGATCCATGGGGACGCCGCTATAGCATCCCAGGGAGTTGTTTATGAAGTCATTCAAATGTCCCTGTTAAAAGGATATCAAACAGGCGGAACGATCCACTTAGTCATTAACAACCAGATTGGATTTACAACCAATTATTTAGATGGTCGATCCAGTATTTATTGTACGGACGTAGCCAAGGTTACCCATTCACCTGTTTTTCATGTCAATGCGGATGATGTGGAATCGGTGGTTTTTGCGGTTCAAATGGCAATGGAATACCGGCAAAAATTTCACACCGATGTTTTCATTGATCTGCTTGGCTATCGAAAATACGGCCATAATGAAGCCGATGATCCTCGTTTTACTCAACCACATTTGTATAAAATGATTGCGAAGCATCCCACTCCGAATGATATTTATAGTAAGAAATTAGCTAATAATGGGGAAATCAATGGCGAAGCTGTCGCCATGATAGAAAAGGATTTTCACGATAAATTAGGCGATTTATTGTCGAAAGCGAAAGACAAGAAAGTTAGACCTGAGATTTCGATATTCGAACAAGATTGGAAAGGTTTTCGTGATGCAACTGAGGCTGATTTTGAAAATCCTCCCAAAACGGCTGTGGATCATAAAACACTGTTAAGGATAGGGGAAAAGATCTTCACGATTCCTGAGGATATGAAAGTACTCAATAAAATCGAAAAAATATACAATGAAAGAAAAGAAAGAATACTAAAAGCGGATAGTTATGATTGGGCATTGGGAGAACTACTTGCGTATGGGACCCTGGTAAACGAAAATAACCAAATTCGGATAAGCGGCCAGGATTGTGAAAGAGGGACTTTTGCACACCGCCATGCGGTTTTAAAAAGCGATGAAATCGAACAGATTTATGTGCCTTTGAACCATATTCAGGAAAATAAGGATCTTTTTAGAATTTACAATTCTCCGCTGTCGGAATATGGTGTTCTCGGTTTTGAGTTTGGTTATTGCGTGGCTAATCCGCAAGGTCTAACTATTTGGGAGGCCCAGTTTGGCGATTTTGTCAATGGAGCCCAGATTATTATCGATCAGTTTTTAATTTCGTCTGAAGCTAAATGGAAACGGATGAATGGGCTGGTTTTGTTTCTACCCCATGGATTTGAAGGACAAGGTCCTGAACATTCTTCAGCAAAGATGGAAAGATTTTTACAGGCTTGTGCGTATCTGAATATGCAAGTAGTAAACTGCACAACTCCGGCAAACTTTTTTCATGTATTGAGACGACAAATAGCTTTCCCGTTTCGCATTCCATTGATTTGTATGACTCCCAAGAGTTTGCTGCGCCATCCACTTTGTGTAAGTCCGGTAAAAGATTTCACCCATGGTGGTTTTAACTCGGTTATCGATGACGGAAACGTTGATCCCGACAATGTCGAAAAAGTACTCTTTTGCTCCGGTAAGATTTATTACGAACTGTTTGAGCGGCAACAGCAAGAAAACCGTAAAGATATCGCAATCATTCGTCTGGAGCAGATCTATCCTTTTCCAAAGAAAAGAATGCAAAAGATTGTAGATAAATATGATTCAGCAAAAAGATTTGTCTGGGTGCAGGAAGAGCCGGAAAATATGGGCGCCTGGTCATTCTTACGCAGCAACTTTACCGCAGTGCGTTTAAATCGGATATCCCGGAAAGCACAGGCTACTCCAGCAACCGGATTTCACCGGCACCATGTTAAAGAACAGAATAAAATCCTGGACATTGCATTTGAAAAAGTGACTCAAAAATCCGATAAAATTTTTGTAGCTGCAGTTTGATTTTTTGTGTTTGTAAATTCAAATTCTTAGGTTTTAAAAATGTCTTTTGAAATAAAAATACCCGAAATAGGCGAATCGATCAACGAAGTTACAATTTCCCGTTGGTTAAAAAATGATGGCGATTATGTTGAAGTCGATGAGCTCATCTGTGAAATCGAGTCAGACAAAGCTACGCTCGAAATGCCATCTGAAAAAGCGGGGATTTTGAAAATCATTGCCAAAGAAGACGAGACCATCGCAGTCGGCGCAACAATTGCTGAGATTGAAACTTCCGCAAAGAAGCCAAAGCAAGCGGTTGAAGCTGTTGAGGAAGAGAAAGTCGAGCAATCTCAAAAAGCAATGGAAAAGGGTGCAAAAGTA
This is a stretch of genomic DNA from candidate division KSB1 bacterium. It encodes these proteins:
- a CDS encoding AMP-binding protein, which codes for MSDNLLPDREAIEANQLNKINHLLTNLVPSNQFYTRKINKVDLQFPFSNLRDYTNTFPLTIKEELVEDQKTNPPYGSNLTYPLEKYTRYSQTSGTTGIPLRWLDTPESWQWMLDNWKHVFYSVDTKPEDTIFFAFSFGPFLGFWTAFEAAQQLRCLSITGGGMSTVARLHSIIDNKVTLLCCTPTYVIRLAEVAREEKLNLEQAGVRAIIAAGEPGSSIPATRQQIEKLWPGARLVDHHGMTEIGPVTYECSKRPGVLHVIESAFIPEIINSETGKSIETGEVGELVLTNLGRIGSPLLRYRTGDMVKNGGNNLCECGTYNLALEGGILGRADDMVFIRGVNVYPSVIEKVVRTFPEIVEYQVEVNTQLALPELLVEVELGPQCQDSTKITSNLEKAFDVSLSLRIPVKIASPGSLPRFEMKANRWVKK
- a CDS encoding BrnT family toxin: MKYIDWNDEKNEELKKERGVSFEIVASLIESQNVLDVINHPNHKKYPNQRIFIVEIDDYVYLVPFVEEEDKIFLKTIIPNRKATNKFIR
- a CDS encoding antitoxin, translated to MPKFDEYEKEIIKSYENDEWQSVEDLETEKVKYAKYARNTFTKSKRINIRISERDLIGLKIKSLEEGIPYQTLVSSILHKYISGRLVDR
- a CDS encoding CopG family transcriptional regulator; protein product: MSSAKVAITIDNQLLKKLDLLVKEKVYPNRSNIIQEAVKEKLLRIDKSRLAKECAKLDPQLEQSMADEGLNQELESWPEY
- a CDS encoding type II toxin-antitoxin system PemK/MazF family toxin, with amino-acid sequence MARILRGEVYWADLHSTRGHEQAGFRPVLIISNNIFNEKSGTVIALALTSQPQKAGFPLTFELSGSKLPKRSWVKISQIRTLSTLRIKNKLATVPPEELEDIIEGFNEIISS
- a CDS encoding ABC transporter permease; protein product: MKKNLLYYWRINLAVLLGAAVATAVLTGALLVGDSVKGSLRDLILDRLGNVDHALVADRYFREKLATDLQKMSGFENDFDGIAPGILITGTAISANTKARASNINILGMDNRFSSLYFGKKVDEKNSELSFLKKQPDKVFESIVINQALQSELGIEVGDQILLHFEKQSDIHRESLFGNTESSEILQSVRLVLTAILPDNGIGRFGIRVNQNLTLNAYVSLSVLQNALEQNQKVNAIFVSDNSSKNTHEEQTPQLQTYLKNGITLEDLGLQLKIREDHFALQSNEFILSTAISSNAKMIAEELDIQSLPIFTYMANTITANGKSIPYSTITALNPPNEIPFFQQNLPLEQDDILLNEWAANDLAANVGDEVDIAYYSVGLSGELSTEHAVFKLKGILPITGLAADADLAPEFPGIHDSDNMADWNPPFPIDLKLVRPKDEKYWDDFKATPKAFVSEEVGQKLWRSRFGNLTSIRFGAMKGSDIQSTQAKFEEIFLRGFSPERAGLLFQPVKQQGLQASSGSTDFGMLFIGFSIFLIVSSALLVGLLFRLGIEQRSSEIGILLSVGYNNKQIRTLFFKEVLLIGGVGCLLGLIGAILYSELVMTGLRTWWVGAIGSPFLFLHITPSSLIIGYFIAFLVVLFATWRTIRQLGKIPTPSLLAGSKQYELKHSGRFMKISAVGSLILALLLVVTAIVMRLESSAIMFMSSGSLMLISGLCFLSIKFRALRKQVNVKKFVDLQYMSARNSSRFPGRSMICVALVACASFMIVAVGANRRDFSSDVLKKNSGAGGFALVAESDVGLHENLNSENGRFELGFNDDDSEQLSGATAISFRLMPGEDVSCLNLYKPQKPRILGVTDEQIQRGGFSFQSVAEPIDNPWQLLEQEIEPGVIPAIADYNSAMWILKVGLGNDLAIQDEFGEEVKLRFVGLLRKSIFQSEVLISESNFVKLFPSKSGYSYFLIQTALEQQGEIATLLESNLSNFGFDVTSTAEKLNSYQVVENTYLAVFQTLGGLGLLLGTLGLGIVLFRNALERKGELATMRAFGFRKSKLSLILLFENGFLILAGIGIGTVAAIIAVLPHILADFKQVPWLPLVITLAVVFLCGLAASGLAVISVLRFPLLPALKAEH
- a CDS encoding DUF2442 domain-containing protein; the encoded protein is MKKYHKIEWVQFMNEKLKIRIDGDEHEFELSVISKKLTNASHTERAKYQISPSGYGIHWPLIDEDLSIDGLLGIKHTSSNIKKTVQI
- the queF gene encoding NADPH-dependent 7-cyano-7-deazaguanine reductase QueF, translating into MTDKHPNKNQLTKLGGKSEPGKNLEAFPNQNPERYYLVTLETDEFTCLCPVTGQPDFATIRVEYIPDQLIVESKSFRLYIWSYRNEGVFHEHVTNTILDDLVKTLDPHWCKVTGIFNIRGGVDIIVNAQHIKTKEALESIEYL
- a CDS encoding 2-oxoglutarate dehydrogenase E1 component gives rise to the protein MDKFSYINNAHPEYIEGLYKDYKNNPASVDESWQKFFEGFEFASATESKIAEAPESVKKEIKVLRLIQDYRSRGHFFTKTNPVRDRRQYYPTLDPQNFGLEESDLDTVFEAGTEIGIGPAKLGDIILHLEQTYCTSIGVEYRFIRIPEKQKWLQTRMESTKNTPNFSIEDKKHILRKLTHAVLFENFLHTKYLGQKRFALSGGESLIPGLNAIFEKGCELGVQEFVIGMAHRGRLNVLANVLEKSYGYIFREFEGDAYDDSIFEGDVKYHLGYSSDIELRNCKKMHLSLASNPSHLEAVDPVVEGMVRAKIDKRYNGDNNKIVPILIHGDAAIASQGVVYEVIQMSLLKGYQTGGTIHLVINNQIGFTTNYLDGRSSIYCTDVAKVTHSPVFHVNADDVESVVFAVQMAMEYRQKFHTDVFIDLLGYRKYGHNEADDPRFTQPHLYKMIAKHPTPNDIYSKKLANNGEINGEAVAMIEKDFHDKLGDLLSKAKDKKVRPEISIFEQDWKGFRDATEADFENPPKTAVDHKTLLRIGEKIFTIPEDMKVLNKIEKIYNERKERILKADSYDWALGELLAYGTLVNENNQIRISGQDCERGTFAHRHAVLKSDEIEQIYVPLNHIQENKDLFRIYNSPLSEYGVLGFEFGYCVANPQGLTIWEAQFGDFVNGAQIIIDQFLISSEAKWKRMNGLVLFLPHGFEGQGPEHSSAKMERFLQACAYLNMQVVNCTTPANFFHVLRRQIAFPFRIPLICMTPKSLLRHPLCVSPVKDFTHGGFNSVIDDGNVDPDNVEKVLFCSGKIYYELFERQQQENRKDIAIIRLEQIYPFPKKRMQKIVDKYDSAKRFVWVQEEPENMGAWSFLRSNFTAVRLNRISRKAQATPATGFHRHHVKEQNKILDIAFEKVTQKSDKIFVAAV